One window of Pocillopora verrucosa isolate sample1 chromosome 9, ASM3666991v2, whole genome shotgun sequence genomic DNA carries:
- the LOC131796487 gene encoding uncharacterized protein isoform X4 encodes MYSFACWGRIRPEVTEFKLSSASIGEIQVMASMDDDSPSDRKRKKPTRKGPHDIIKKMAVVLTEGVVGKNKEANEVFMPITIIMSNTINPDPRLRQEIFFTKSMTPEDIKEVIKNAFPILANAERFFCAKAVQKVKLDFCGERRIWSGEVLNQEIKGHSVLYIYWEEENNDQQPSLTAQVENMQISRNGHSSDTCDSGIEFSEGPLPVNNRQDDDVQRYYPLEEETNEIFNRYPLFENSPLDSPSGVTPAFHVAGSEVNNTAATQEHTLTPNNAEVEQRNQDVVQETSHSQVEVDEPNHIAEQEQSHSQMDVEEPNHNVEQEQLVRKICPSSSPLEGGEDFQISMKEELPEHIQSGYAYFGDKRVVLTEFHKIILEGKIPAAERSGVVKVRVFSDTGEFLGETNFEYEDMMNKVVLQAVQCGPDKTYELLALVGKHTWNHSSSANQSSSTKQNSGQVTGGLNDSYRGRSSLAENTVMNDEYEDLAQHFQDIMKWLSEQSLYPVHSNTDIWLKLSSAGHGLCRKLAFSEDEENFKGNQQTCPPEREENYFADAENSSCLSSEDDSTSLSNPYNWSETFSACTKAEEDLEGDQLSCTQERDENYFPGTEDYSSVSSETDSALSNSESWDESLSDSSLSFPWVNSRSSKSQEAIPETESTQHSHKAVNSKLDVSHEILAPMIEGFTSEDSTGDKEYVGSGVCHKWNTSLPESKSTEENCEKDNYNEMQDSRQELASYSEERPSHTLLASHDDTPVLCIDVPALNVENEESQYQDDELFETLYTSAKPQPSEAVRCVTSNQQSVTHPGSITQEAAQYPLSNPLWTGDSKLNMAPPQCSDEEIHSSQEWEESAIIEGEGLASWFDLCENEDAGKNEHSRWEMSSIEPNKTDRGVEEDVFDSEEDLSQEQGLFSGQGNSHVHLSLPDDTSVQSRRPEVENEEIQDTPLFEAARNGQTNIVRLLIENGADVNKGGRNFPLCAAARNGHTDIVRLLIESGADVNKVRDTPLFKAARNGHTDIVRLLLENGADVNEGRGKDTPLSWAARNGRTNIVRLLIENGADVNKGGQDTPLSGAARNGHTDIVRLLIEKGADVNKGGQDTPLSGAARNGHTDIVRLLIEKGADVNKGGQYTPLFEAARNGHTDIVRLLIENGADVGKRKEYTPLSGAIRNVCSNFKRLIIELDAVVKEGGGNFPLCAAAGNGHTDIVRLLIESGADVNKGRDTPLFEAARNGHTDIVRLLLENGADVNKGRDTPLFEAARNGHTDIVRLLLENGADVNKGQDTPLSGAARNGHTDIVRLLLENGADVNKGQYTPLFEAARNGHTDIVRLLIESGADVNKEERDTHYLGFLTNIFGLFPENEADVGKRRGDTPLYGAARNGHTDIVRLLIENGADVNKIGWDTQLFDVARISLTVILVLFIENEADVNKRWFYRLNLLQQALKINHSDIVKLLVDNGADFNVATGCYSLNLLQQALKINHSDIVKLLVDNGADFNVATVFYTMMKLFEESLRRKFEADARDTKLSLERVLDVQLRGKKTPSLPKRLGKKLKTQTEMTSPRDIVEEGKCGKDRMTDVELGLNCLHLSPRCVQFKPCIMEESPGDSSIMHHYFKTINKRMDRVTLTDVGNAKQDHCVVVEKVKTHLSGDTIIIYGRKINEEGSGVGEAFRLATKDLKHTWDDEEVIAENVQIGSVVKYVQVGDKFLFQGNTKRPRWNMDKIFLDLSRADGAHRGFGDAFLNSKILAEDSYQDCTPNETSCFISLKCGVVENDRISVITELGELFNLKLNCRDAILPLSPSTLELSHEEDNKDAVDSAVVEMEEPLLISGVDGLSKPSYPVLGEGLNLRDEPKETLVEAENPEADPVEKDDENGNAF; translated from the exons CTTTCCTATTCTTGCTAATGCGGAAAG atttttttgtGCAAAAGCAGTTCAAAAAGTAAAACTTGACTTCTGTGGAGAGCGACGTATTTGGAGTGGGGAAGTGCTCAACCAAGAGATAAAGGGGCACAGTGTGTTGTACATCTACTGGGAG GAAGAAAATAACGATCAACAGCCCTCACTAACAGCCCAAGTGGAAAATATGCAGATCTCTAGAAAT GGACATTCTTCAGATACCTGCGACTCAGGCATAGAATTTTCTG AGGGTCCACTACCTGTCAATAACAGACAAGATGATGATGTGCAG cGCTATTACCCTCTGGAAGAAGAGACGAATGAGATATTTAATAGATATCCATTATTTGAAAATTCACCACTTGACTCTCCTTCTGGAGTCACTCCTG CTTTCCATGTTGCTGGGAGTGAAGTGAATAACACAGCTGCTACTCAAGAACATACTCTGA CTCCAAACAATGCAGAGGTTGAGCAGAGAAACCAAGATGTTGTGCAAGAAACTT CTCATTCCCAAGTGGAAGTTGATGAACCCAACCACATTGCTGAACAAGAACAAT CTCATTCCCAGATGGATGTTGAGGAACCTAACCATAATGTTGAACAAGAACAGT TGGTTCGTAAGATCTGTCCGTCATCAAGTCCTTTGGAG GGTGGAGAGGATTTCCAGATATCTATGAAAGAAGAACTTCCAGAGCACATTCAATCTGGATATGCCTATTTTGGAGATAAGCGGGTAGTTTTAACAGAGTTTCACAAGATAATCTTGGAAGGGAAAATTCCAG CTGCTGAAAGGTCAGGTGTGGTTAAAGTGCGTGTGTTTTCAGACACTGGTGAGTTTTTGGGTGAAACCAACTTTGAGTATGAAGACATGATGAACAAAGTTGTCCTTCAAGCAGTGCAGTGTGGCCCAGATAAGACGTATGAGCTGCTTGCTCTGGTAGGAAAACATACGTGGAATCATAGCTCATCTGCAAATCAGAGCTCATCCACCAAGCAAAATTCAG GGCAAGTAACAGGTGGATTGAATGATAGCTATCGAGGCAGATCTTCACTAGCTGAGAATACTGTCATGAATGACGAGTATGAAGACCTGGCGCAACACTTCCAAGATATAATGAAATG GTTATCAGAGCAAAGCCTCTACCCAGTCCATTCCAATACAGATATATGGTTGAAACTTTCAAGTGCTGGTCATGGGTTGTGCAGAAAATTGG CTTTTTCTGAAGATGAAGAGAATTTTAAGGGCAATCAACAGACATGCCCTCcagaaagggaagaaaactaTTTTGCTGATGCTGAGAATTCTTCATGTTTGTCATCTGAAGATGACAGCACTTCACTGTCTAATCCATATAACTGGAGTGAAACTTTTAGTG CATGTACTAAAGCTGAGGAGGATTTGGAAGGTGATCAACTGTCATGCACTCAGGAAAGAGATGAAAACTATTTTCCTGGCACTGAGGATTACTCAAGTGTTTCATCTGAAACTGATAGTGCTTTGTCTAATTCAGAAAGCTGGGATGAATCTTTAAGTG ATTCTTCCCTTTCATTCCCCTGGGTGAATTCTAGATCAAGCAAATCTCAAGAAGCCATTCCTGAAACAGAATCAACTCAACATTCACATAAAGCTGTTAACAGTAAACTTGATGTGAGCCACGAAATCCTTGCACCTATGATAGAGGGCTTCACCAGTGAGGATAGCACTGGTGACAAAGAATATGTTGGCAGTGGTGTTTGTCATAAATGGAACACATCTTTACCAGAGTCAAAAAGCACTGAAGAAAATTGTGAGAAAGATAACTACAATGAAATGCAGGATTCAAGACAGGAATTGGCTTCCTATTCTGAAGAAAGACCCTCACATACTCTGTTAGCATCACATGATGATACCCCAGTGCTTTGTATTGATGTTCCTGCTCTTAATGTGGAGAATGAAGAAAGTCAGTACCAGGATGATGAACTTTTTGAGACACTTTACACAAGTGCTAAACCACAACCTTCAGAAGCAGTTCGTTGTGTAACTTCAAACCAGCAATCAGTGACACATCCTGGATCAATTACTCAAGAAGCAGCTCAATATCCCTTAAGCAACCCTTTGTGGACTGGAGACAGCAAATTAAACATGGCCCCTCCTCAGTGTAGTGATGAGGAAATACACTCAAGTCAGGAATGGGAAGAATCAG CAATTATTGAAGGGGAAGGTCTCGCCAGTTGGTTTGATCTTTGTGAGAATGAAGATGCTGGAAAGAATGAGCATTCAAGATGGGAAATGTCATCTATTGAACCAAATAAGACTGATAGAGGTGTGGAGGAAGATGTCTTTGATTCAGAGGAAGATTTAAGCCAAGAACAGGGGCTCTTTTCTGGACAAGGGAACTCGCATGTTCACCTATCATTACCAGATGATACCTCTGTTCAGAGTCGTCGTCCTGAAGTGGAGAATGAAGAGATCCAG GACACTCCACTCTTTGAggctgcaagaaatggtcaGACTAATATTGTAAGGCtgctcatagagaacggagctgatgtcaacaaaggaggacgg AACTTTCCACTCTGTGCggctgcaagaaatggtcacactgatattgtaaggttgctcatagagaGCGGAGCTGATGTTAACAAAGTACGG gacACTCCACTCTTTAAggctgcaagaaatggtcacactgatattgtaaggttgctcttagagaacggagctgatgtcaacgAGGGAAgaggg AAGGACACTCCACTCTCATGGGCTGCAAGAAATGGTCGCACtaatattgtaaggttgctcattgagaacggagctgatgtcaacaaaggaggacag GACACTCCACTCTCTGGggctgcaagaaatggtcacactgatattgtaaggttgctcatagagaagggagctgatgtcaacaaaggaggacag GACACTCCACTCTCTGGggctgcaagaaatggtcacactgatattgtaaggttgctcatagagaagggagctgatgtcaacaaaggaggacag tacACTCCACTCTTTGAggctgcaagaaatggtcacactgatattgtaaggttgctcatagagaacggagctgatgtcgGCAAAAGAAAAGag tacACTCCACTCTCTGGGGCTATAAGAAATGTTTGCAGTAATTTTAAAAGGTTGATCATAGAGCTGGATGCTGTTGTCAAAGAAGGAGgaggg AACTTTCCACTCTGTGCGGCTGCAGgaaatggtcacactgatattgtaaggttgctcatagagagcggagctgatgtcaacaaaggacGG gacACTCCGCTCTTTGAggctgcaagaaatggtcacactgatattgtaaggttgctcttagagaacggagctgatgtcaacaaaggacGG gacACTCCGCTCTTTGAggctgcaagaaatggtcacactgatattgtaaggttgctcttagagaacggagctgatgtcaacaaaggacAG GACACTCCACTCTCTGGggctgcaagaaatggtcacactgatattgtaaggttgctcttagagaacggagctgatgtcaacaaaggacAG tacACTCCACTCTTTGAggctgcaagaaatggtcacactgatattgtaaggttgctcatagagagcggagctgatgtcaacaaagaagaacgg gacACTCATTACCTTGGTTTTCTCACTAATATTTTTGGGTTGTTCCCAGAGAACGAAGCTGATGTCGGCAAAAGAAgaggg gaCACTCCACTCTATGGggctgcaagaaatggtcacactgatattgtaaggttgctcatagagaacggagctgatgtcaacaagaTAGGATGG gacACTCAACTCTTTGATGTTGCAAGAATTAGTCTCACTGTTATTTTAGTGTTGTTCATAGAGAACGaagctgatgtcaacaaaagatgg TTTTATAGATTGAATCTACTCCAACAAGCTTTGAAAATTAATCACAGTGATATTGTTAAGTTGCTTGTGGATAATGGAGCTGATTTCAATGTAGCAACCGGG TGTTATAGCTTGAATCTACTCCAACAAGCTTTGAAAATTAATCACAGTGATATTGTTAAGTTGCTTGTGGATAATGGAGCTGATTTCAATGTAGCAACCGTG TTTTACACGATGATGAAGCTGTTTGAAGAGAGCCTGCGTAGAAAGTTCGAAGCTGATGCCAGG GATACTAAACTATCACTTGAAAGAGTATTAGATGTACAG CTGAGAGGGAAGAAGACACCAAGTTTGCCTAAAAGGCTGGGAAAGAAGTTGAAAACACAAACAGAGATGACTAGTCCGAGAGACATCGTTGAAGAAGGCAAATGTGGAAAAGACAGGATGACAGATGTCGAGCTTGGCTTAAACTGTTTACATCTCAGCCCGAGATGTGTACAGTTTAAGCCTTGCATTATGGAAGAATCGCCTGGTGATTCTTCAATAATGcatcattattttaaaactataaacaaACGTATGGACAGAGTGACATTAACAGATGTAGGAAATGCTAAACAAGATCATTGCGTTGttgttgaaaaagtaaaaactcACCTTAGTGGTGATACTATCATTATTTATGGAAGGAAGATCAATGAAGAAGGATCCGGCGTGGGTGAAGCTTTTCGACTGGCGACTAAGGATCTCAAACATACTTGGGACGATGAAGAAGTGATAgctgaaaatgttcaaattggTTCAGTTGTCAAGTACGTTCAAGTAGGAGATAAATTCCTCTTTCAAGGGAACACGAAACGTCCGCGATGG AATATGGATAAGATTTTCCTGGATCTCAGCCGTGCTGATGGCGCTCATAGAGGCTTTGGAGATGCTTTTCTTAACTCCAAAATTTTAGCCGAAGATAGTTACCAAGACTGTACACCTAACGAGACGTCATGCTTCATTAGCCTGAAATGTGGTGTGGTTGAAAATGACAGAATTTCAGTCATCACTGAGCTTGGAGAACTCTTCAATCTCAAGCTGAATTGCAGAGATGCTATCCTACCTTTATCTCCTTCTACACTGGAACTGAGTCACGAGGAAGATAACAAAGATGCTGTGGATAGCGCTGTTGTAGAGATGGAAGAGCCACTTCTGATTTCAGGAGTTGACGGTTTAAGTAAGCCGTCCTACCCAGTTCTCGGCGAGGGCCTCAACCTAA GAGACGAGCCTAAAGAAACATTAGTCGAAGCGGAGAATCCTGAAGCTGATCCTGTGGAAAAAGACGATGAAAATGGAAATGCCTTTTAA
- the LOC131796487 gene encoding uncharacterized protein isoform X8, whose amino-acid sequence MYSFACWGRIRPEVTEFKLSSASIGEIQVMASMDDDSPSDRKRKKPTRKGPHDIIKKMAVVLTEGVVGKNKEANEVFMPITIIMSNTINPDPRLRQEIFFTKSMTPEDIKEVIKNAFPILANAERFFCAKAVQKVKLDFCGERRIWSGEVLNQEIKGHSVLYIYWEEENNDQQPSLTAQEEYMQISRNEENNDQQPSLTAQVENMQISRNGHSSDTCDSGIEFSEGPLPVNNRQDDDVQRYYPLEEETNEIFNRYPLFENSPLDSPSGVTPAFHVAGSEVNNTAATQEHTLTPNNAEVEQRNQDVVQETSHSQVEVDEPNHIAEQEQSHSQMDVEEPNHNVEQEQLVRKICPSSSPLEGGEDFQISMKEELPEHIQSGYAYFGDKRVVLTEFHKIILEGKIPAAERSGVVKVRVFSDTGEFLGETNFEYEDMMNKVVLQAVQCGPDKTYELLALVGKHTWNHSSSANQSSSTKQNSGQVTGGLNDSYRGRSSLAENTVMNDEYEDLAQHFQDIMKWLSEQSLYPVHSNTDIWLKLSSAGHGLCRKLAFSEDEENFKGNQQTCPPEREENYFADAENSSCLSSEDDSTSLSNPYNWSETFSACTKAEEDLEGDQLSCTQERDENYFPGTEDYSSVSSETDSALSNSESWDESLSDSSLSFPWVNSRSSKSQEAIPETESTQHSHKAVNSKLDVSHEILAPMIEGFTSEDSTGDKEYVGSGVCHKWNTSLPESKSTEENCEKDNYNEMQDSRQELASYSEERPSHTLLASHDDTPVLCIDVPALNVENEESQYQDDELFETLYTSAKPQPSEAVRCVTSNQQSVTHPGSITQEAAQYPLSNPLWTGDSKLNMAPPQCSDEEIHSSQEWEESAIIEGEGLASWFDLCENEDAGKNEHSRWEMSSIEPNKTDRGVEEDVFDSEEDLSQEQGLFSGQGNSHVHLSLPDDTSVQSRRPEVENEEIQDTPLFEAARNGQTNIVRLLIENGADVNKGGRNFPLCAAARNGHTDIVRLLIESGADVNKVRDTPLFKAARNGHTDIVRLLLENGADVNEGRGKDTPLSWAARNGRTNIVRLLIENGADVNKGGQDTPLSGAARNGHTDIVRLLIEKGADVNKGGQDTPLSGAARNGHTDIVRLLIEKGADVNKGGQDTPLSGAARNGHTDIVRLLLENGADVNKGQYTPLFEAARNGHTDIVRLLIESGADVNKEERDTHYLGFLTNIFGLFPENEADVGKRRGDTPLYGAARNGHTDIVRLLIENGADVNKIGWDTQLFDVARISLTVILVLFIENEADVNKRWFYRLNLLQQALKINHSDIVKLLVDNGADFNVATGCYSLNLLQQALKINHSDIVKLLVDNGADFNVATVFYTMMKLFEESLRRKFEADARDTKLSLERVLDVQLRGKKTPSLPKRLGKKLKTQTEMTSPRDIVEEGKCGKDRMTDVELGLNCLHLSPRCVQFKPCIMEESPGDSSIMHHYFKTINKRMDRVTLTDVGNAKQDHCVVVEKVKTHLSGDTIIIYGRKINEEGSGVGEAFRLATKDLKHTWDDEEVIAENVQIGSVVKYVQVGDKFLFQGNTKRPRWNMDKIFLDLSRADGAHRGFGDAFLNSKILAEDSYQDCTPNETSCFISLKCGVVENDRISVITELGELFNLKLNCRDAILPLSPSTLELSHEEDNKDAVDSAVVEMEEPLLISGVDGLSKPSYPVLGEGLNLRDEPKETLVEAENPEADPVEKDDENGNAF is encoded by the exons CTTTCCTATTCTTGCTAATGCGGAAAG atttttttgtGCAAAAGCAGTTCAAAAAGTAAAACTTGACTTCTGTGGAGAGCGACGTATTTGGAGTGGGGAAGTGCTCAACCAAGAGATAAAGGGGCACAGTGTGTTGTACATCTACTGGGAG gaaGAAAATAACGATCAACAGCCCTCACTAACAGCCCAAGAGGAATATATGCAGATCTCCAGAAAT GAAGAAAATAACGATCAACAGCCCTCACTAACAGCCCAAGTGGAAAATATGCAGATCTCTAGAAAT GGACATTCTTCAGATACCTGCGACTCAGGCATAGAATTTTCTG AGGGTCCACTACCTGTCAATAACAGACAAGATGATGATGTGCAG cGCTATTACCCTCTGGAAGAAGAGACGAATGAGATATTTAATAGATATCCATTATTTGAAAATTCACCACTTGACTCTCCTTCTGGAGTCACTCCTG CTTTCCATGTTGCTGGGAGTGAAGTGAATAACACAGCTGCTACTCAAGAACATACTCTGA CTCCAAACAATGCAGAGGTTGAGCAGAGAAACCAAGATGTTGTGCAAGAAACTT CTCATTCCCAAGTGGAAGTTGATGAACCCAACCACATTGCTGAACAAGAACAAT CTCATTCCCAGATGGATGTTGAGGAACCTAACCATAATGTTGAACAAGAACAGT TGGTTCGTAAGATCTGTCCGTCATCAAGTCCTTTGGAG GGTGGAGAGGATTTCCAGATATCTATGAAAGAAGAACTTCCAGAGCACATTCAATCTGGATATGCCTATTTTGGAGATAAGCGGGTAGTTTTAACAGAGTTTCACAAGATAATCTTGGAAGGGAAAATTCCAG CTGCTGAAAGGTCAGGTGTGGTTAAAGTGCGTGTGTTTTCAGACACTGGTGAGTTTTTGGGTGAAACCAACTTTGAGTATGAAGACATGATGAACAAAGTTGTCCTTCAAGCAGTGCAGTGTGGCCCAGATAAGACGTATGAGCTGCTTGCTCTGGTAGGAAAACATACGTGGAATCATAGCTCATCTGCAAATCAGAGCTCATCCACCAAGCAAAATTCAG GGCAAGTAACAGGTGGATTGAATGATAGCTATCGAGGCAGATCTTCACTAGCTGAGAATACTGTCATGAATGACGAGTATGAAGACCTGGCGCAACACTTCCAAGATATAATGAAATG GTTATCAGAGCAAAGCCTCTACCCAGTCCATTCCAATACAGATATATGGTTGAAACTTTCAAGTGCTGGTCATGGGTTGTGCAGAAAATTGG CTTTTTCTGAAGATGAAGAGAATTTTAAGGGCAATCAACAGACATGCCCTCcagaaagggaagaaaactaTTTTGCTGATGCTGAGAATTCTTCATGTTTGTCATCTGAAGATGACAGCACTTCACTGTCTAATCCATATAACTGGAGTGAAACTTTTAGTG CATGTACTAAAGCTGAGGAGGATTTGGAAGGTGATCAACTGTCATGCACTCAGGAAAGAGATGAAAACTATTTTCCTGGCACTGAGGATTACTCAAGTGTTTCATCTGAAACTGATAGTGCTTTGTCTAATTCAGAAAGCTGGGATGAATCTTTAAGTG ATTCTTCCCTTTCATTCCCCTGGGTGAATTCTAGATCAAGCAAATCTCAAGAAGCCATTCCTGAAACAGAATCAACTCAACATTCACATAAAGCTGTTAACAGTAAACTTGATGTGAGCCACGAAATCCTTGCACCTATGATAGAGGGCTTCACCAGTGAGGATAGCACTGGTGACAAAGAATATGTTGGCAGTGGTGTTTGTCATAAATGGAACACATCTTTACCAGAGTCAAAAAGCACTGAAGAAAATTGTGAGAAAGATAACTACAATGAAATGCAGGATTCAAGACAGGAATTGGCTTCCTATTCTGAAGAAAGACCCTCACATACTCTGTTAGCATCACATGATGATACCCCAGTGCTTTGTATTGATGTTCCTGCTCTTAATGTGGAGAATGAAGAAAGTCAGTACCAGGATGATGAACTTTTTGAGACACTTTACACAAGTGCTAAACCACAACCTTCAGAAGCAGTTCGTTGTGTAACTTCAAACCAGCAATCAGTGACACATCCTGGATCAATTACTCAAGAAGCAGCTCAATATCCCTTAAGCAACCCTTTGTGGACTGGAGACAGCAAATTAAACATGGCCCCTCCTCAGTGTAGTGATGAGGAAATACACTCAAGTCAGGAATGGGAAGAATCAG CAATTATTGAAGGGGAAGGTCTCGCCAGTTGGTTTGATCTTTGTGAGAATGAAGATGCTGGAAAGAATGAGCATTCAAGATGGGAAATGTCATCTATTGAACCAAATAAGACTGATAGAGGTGTGGAGGAAGATGTCTTTGATTCAGAGGAAGATTTAAGCCAAGAACAGGGGCTCTTTTCTGGACAAGGGAACTCGCATGTTCACCTATCATTACCAGATGATACCTCTGTTCAGAGTCGTCGTCCTGAAGTGGAGAATGAAGAGATCCAG GACACTCCACTCTTTGAggctgcaagaaatggtcaGACTAATATTGTAAGGCtgctcatagagaacggagctgatgtcaacaaaggaggacgg AACTTTCCACTCTGTGCggctgcaagaaatggtcacactgatattgtaaggttgctcatagagaGCGGAGCTGATGTTAACAAAGTACGG gacACTCCACTCTTTAAggctgcaagaaatggtcacactgatattgtaaggttgctcttagagaacggagctgatgtcaacgAGGGAAgaggg AAGGACACTCCACTCTCATGGGCTGCAAGAAATGGTCGCACtaatattgtaaggttgctcattgagaacggagctgatgtcaacaaaggaggacag GACACTCCACTCTCTGGggctgcaagaaatggtcacactgatattgtaaggttgctcatagagaagggagctgatgtcaacaaaggaggacag GACACTCCACTCTCTGGggctgcaagaaatggtcacactgatattgtaaggttgctcatagagaagggagctgatgtcaacaaaggaggacag GACACTCCACTCTCTGGggctgcaagaaatggtcacactgatattgtaaggttgctcttagagaacggagctgatgtcaacaaaggacAG tacACTCCACTCTTTGAggctgcaagaaatggtcacactgatattgtaaggttgctcatagagagcggagctgatgtcaacaaagaagaacgg gacACTCATTACCTTGGTTTTCTCACTAATATTTTTGGGTTGTTCCCAGAGAACGAAGCTGATGTCGGCAAAAGAAgaggg gaCACTCCACTCTATGGggctgcaagaaatggtcacactgatattgtaaggttgctcatagagaacggagctgatgtcaacaagaTAGGATGG gacACTCAACTCTTTGATGTTGCAAGAATTAGTCTCACTGTTATTTTAGTGTTGTTCATAGAGAACGaagctgatgtcaacaaaagatgg TTTTATAGATTGAATCTACTCCAACAAGCTTTGAAAATTAATCACAGTGATATTGTTAAGTTGCTTGTGGATAATGGAGCTGATTTCAATGTAGCAACCGGG TGTTATAGCTTGAATCTACTCCAACAAGCTTTGAAAATTAATCACAGTGATATTGTTAAGTTGCTTGTGGATAATGGAGCTGATTTCAATGTAGCAACCGTG TTTTACACGATGATGAAGCTGTTTGAAGAGAGCCTGCGTAGAAAGTTCGAAGCTGATGCCAGG GATACTAAACTATCACTTGAAAGAGTATTAGATGTACAG CTGAGAGGGAAGAAGACACCAAGTTTGCCTAAAAGGCTGGGAAAGAAGTTGAAAACACAAACAGAGATGACTAGTCCGAGAGACATCGTTGAAGAAGGCAAATGTGGAAAAGACAGGATGACAGATGTCGAGCTTGGCTTAAACTGTTTACATCTCAGCCCGAGATGTGTACAGTTTAAGCCTTGCATTATGGAAGAATCGCCTGGTGATTCTTCAATAATGcatcattattttaaaactataaacaaACGTATGGACAGAGTGACATTAACAGATGTAGGAAATGCTAAACAAGATCATTGCGTTGttgttgaaaaagtaaaaactcACCTTAGTGGTGATACTATCATTATTTATGGAAGGAAGATCAATGAAGAAGGATCCGGCGTGGGTGAAGCTTTTCGACTGGCGACTAAGGATCTCAAACATACTTGGGACGATGAAGAAGTGATAgctgaaaatgttcaaattggTTCAGTTGTCAAGTACGTTCAAGTAGGAGATAAATTCCTCTTTCAAGGGAACACGAAACGTCCGCGATGG AATATGGATAAGATTTTCCTGGATCTCAGCCGTGCTGATGGCGCTCATAGAGGCTTTGGAGATGCTTTTCTTAACTCCAAAATTTTAGCCGAAGATAGTTACCAAGACTGTACACCTAACGAGACGTCATGCTTCATTAGCCTGAAATGTGGTGTGGTTGAAAATGACAGAATTTCAGTCATCACTGAGCTTGGAGAACTCTTCAATCTCAAGCTGAATTGCAGAGATGCTATCCTACCTTTATCTCCTTCTACACTGGAACTGAGTCACGAGGAAGATAACAAAGATGCTGTGGATAGCGCTGTTGTAGAGATGGAAGAGCCACTTCTGATTTCAGGAGTTGACGGTTTAAGTAAGCCGTCCTACCCAGTTCTCGGCGAGGGCCTCAACCTAA GAGACGAGCCTAAAGAAACATTAGTCGAAGCGGAGAATCCTGAAGCTGATCCTGTGGAAAAAGACGATGAAAATGGAAATGCCTTTTAA